A genomic segment from Brevundimonas sp. SORGH_AS_0993 encodes:
- the murB gene encoding UDP-N-acetylmuramate dehydrogenase translates to MIALPEVRGKLLRDEPLAPYTWFRVGGSADALFIPADADDLADFLKALDPAVPVTVLGVGSNVIVRDGGVEGVVIRLAGRPWAQIAADGDTITAGAGALDSMVAKASAKAGIAGLEFYAGIPGTIGGALTMNAGCYGSETKDVLVSAWGLNRRGERVDYALADFGYTYRHSRAPADIIWVEATYRGAPDAPDAVAARIAEITRRRETTQPIREKTGGSTFKNPPGHSSWKLVDEAGWRGKLHAETGGGAMFSELHSNFMINPGGATAADIEGLGEAVRVDVLDKTGVQLEWEIKRIGRALS, encoded by the coding sequence GTGATCGCTCTGCCCGAAGTGCGTGGCAAGCTGCTGCGCGACGAGCCGCTGGCCCCCTACACCTGGTTTCGCGTCGGCGGGTCGGCGGACGCCCTGTTCATTCCGGCCGACGCGGATGATCTGGCCGACTTCCTGAAGGCGCTGGACCCTGCGGTTCCGGTTACGGTGCTGGGCGTCGGCTCCAACGTCATCGTGCGCGACGGCGGGGTCGAGGGGGTGGTGATCCGCCTGGCCGGACGGCCCTGGGCGCAGATCGCGGCCGACGGCGACACGATCACGGCCGGCGCGGGCGCGCTGGATTCCATGGTCGCCAAGGCCAGCGCCAAGGCGGGGATCGCCGGGCTGGAATTCTACGCCGGCATTCCGGGCACGATCGGCGGCGCCCTGACCATGAACGCCGGCTGCTATGGATCCGAGACAAAGGACGTGCTGGTCTCGGCCTGGGGGCTGAACCGTCGGGGCGAACGGGTGGATTATGCGCTGGCCGACTTCGGCTACACCTATCGCCATTCCCGGGCGCCGGCGGACATCATCTGGGTCGAGGCGACGTATCGCGGGGCGCCCGATGCGCCGGACGCCGTCGCCGCCCGGATCGCCGAGATCACCCGCCGCCGCGAAACGACCCAGCCGATCCGCGAGAAGACCGGCGGCTCCACCTTCAAGAACCCGCCCGGCCATTCGTCGTGGAAGCTGGTGGATGAGGCCGGCTGGCGCGGCAAGCTGCACGCAGAAACCGGCGGCGGGGCCATGTTCAGCGAGTTGCATTCCAACTTCATGATCAACCCCGGCGGGGCGACAGCCGCCGACATCGAAGGGTTGGGCGAGGCGGTGCGCGTCGATGTCCTGGACAAGACCGGCGTTCAGCTGGAGTGGGAGATCAAGCGGATCGGACGGGCGTTGTCATAA
- the murC gene encoding UDP-N-acetylmuramate--L-alanine ligase, whose protein sequence is MIARLRPVPFDLGPVHFVGIGGIGMSGIAEIMLKIGYSVQGSDAKASANTERLEQLGARIFIGHDAAHVGEGVSAVVYSTAVKAENPEMKTARERRIPLVRRAEMLAELMRLQFSIAVGGTHGKTTTTSMVAALLDAAGLDPTVVNGGIINAYGTNAKVGDGDWIVVEADESDGSFLRLKSTVAIVTNIDPEHLDHYGDFDGVRKAFVDFVENIPFYGFAAVCLDHPEVQKLVAAIDNRRLVTYGVNPQAMVRADNVEMGPDGCRFDVVIQNGETHVIAGVHLPMAGWHNVSNALAAIAVARELDVSDEAIRTGLAGFGGVKRRFTTTGVVNGVRIVDDYGHHPVEIAAVLKAARQVTDGRVIAVVQPHRYTRLRDLMDEFSTCFSDADSVIVADVYPAGEQPIEGVDKHALADGVRRYGHRHVQALENAAVLPCLIKDEAKSGDVVVLLGAGDITSWAYGLPAQLETLS, encoded by the coding sequence ATGATCGCACGCCTTCGCCCCGTTCCGTTCGACCTCGGTCCCGTCCATTTCGTCGGCATAGGCGGCATCGGCATGAGCGGCATCGCCGAGATCATGCTGAAGATCGGCTATTCGGTGCAGGGCTCGGACGCCAAGGCCAGCGCCAATACCGAACGGCTGGAGCAACTGGGCGCCAGGATCTTCATCGGCCATGACGCCGCCCATGTGGGCGAAGGGGTCTCGGCCGTGGTCTATTCGACGGCGGTGAAGGCCGAGAACCCCGAGATGAAGACGGCGCGGGAACGGCGCATCCCGCTGGTGCGGCGGGCCGAAATGCTGGCCGAGCTGATGCGGCTGCAGTTCTCGATCGCTGTGGGCGGCACCCACGGCAAGACGACGACGACCTCGATGGTGGCGGCCCTGCTGGATGCGGCGGGCCTGGACCCCACGGTGGTCAACGGCGGCATCATCAACGCCTATGGCACCAACGCCAAGGTCGGCGACGGCGACTGGATCGTGGTCGAGGCGGACGAGTCGGACGGCAGCTTCCTGCGCCTGAAATCGACGGTGGCCATCGTCACCAACATCGACCCCGAGCACCTGGACCATTACGGCGACTTCGACGGGGTGCGGAAGGCCTTCGTGGACTTCGTCGAGAACATTCCCTTCTACGGCTTCGCCGCCGTCTGTCTGGACCACCCCGAGGTGCAGAAGCTGGTCGCCGCCATCGATAACCGACGGCTGGTGACATACGGCGTCAATCCGCAGGCCATGGTGCGGGCCGACAATGTCGAGATGGGGCCGGACGGATGCCGGTTCGACGTGGTCATCCAGAATGGCGAAACCCATGTGATCGCGGGCGTCCACCTGCCCATGGCGGGCTGGCACAATGTGTCGAACGCCCTGGCCGCCATCGCCGTGGCGCGCGAACTGGACGTCTCGGACGAGGCGATCCGGACGGGTCTGGCAGGCTTCGGCGGGGTCAAGCGCCGGTTCACCACCACGGGCGTGGTGAACGGGGTGCGGATCGTCGACGACTATGGCCACCATCCGGTCGAGATCGCCGCCGTGCTGAAGGCCGCGCGCCAGGTGACGGACGGACGGGTGATCGCCGTGGTCCAGCCGCACCGCTACACCCGACTGCGCGACCTGATGGACGAGTTCTCGACCTGCTTCTCCGACGCCGACAGCGTGATCGTGGCCGACGTCTATCCGGCGGGCGAACAGCCGATCGAGGGCGTGGACAAGCACGCCCTGGCCGACGGGGTGCGCCGATACGGCCACCGCCATGTCCAGGCGCTGGAAAACGCCGCCGTCCTGCCGTGCCTGATCAAGGACGAGGCCAAATCCGGCGACGTGGTCGTGCTTCTGGGCGCCGGCGACATCACCAGCTGGGCCTATGGCCTGCCGGCGCAGCTGGAGACGCTGTCGTGA
- a CDS encoding site-specific DNA-methyltransferase, with product MSDLKTPILSKDVVHRGDCIEVLRSLPDASVDMVFADPPYNLQLGGDLLRPDNSKVDAVDDDWDKFGSFAEYDAFTRAWLAECRRVLKPEGSIWVIGSYHNVFRLGAAIQDLGFWVLNDIIWRKSNPMPNFKGTRFTNAHETLIWAARSRDQKRYTFNYDALKAFNEDTQMRSDWTFALCTGEERIKDAEGRKAHPTQKPEALLHRVLLSATRPGDVILDPFFGTGTTGAAAKRLGRHYIGIERDETYAQVAETRIAAVIPANPEDLAVMGSKRAEPKVPFGALVEAGLLNPGDRLYCPKGEREARVRADGSLVSGALTGSIHKLGALLENAPACNGWTYWRFKTDQGLKSIDALRAEIRAGMQ from the coding sequence ATGTCCGATCTGAAGACCCCTATCCTCTCCAAGGACGTCGTCCATCGCGGCGACTGCATCGAAGTGCTGCGGTCCCTGCCCGACGCCTCGGTGGACATGGTCTTCGCCGATCCCCCCTATAATCTGCAGCTGGGCGGAGACCTGCTGCGGCCGGACAACTCCAAGGTCGACGCGGTCGACGACGACTGGGACAAGTTCGGCAGTTTCGCCGAATACGACGCCTTCACCCGCGCCTGGCTTGCCGAATGCCGCCGCGTGCTGAAGCCGGAAGGCTCGATCTGGGTGATCGGCTCCTATCACAACGTCTTCCGCCTGGGCGCGGCGATCCAGGACCTGGGTTTCTGGGTGCTGAACGACATCATCTGGCGCAAGTCCAACCCGATGCCGAACTTCAAGGGCACCCGCTTCACCAACGCCCACGAGACCCTGATCTGGGCCGCGCGCAGCCGCGATCAGAAGCGCTACACCTTCAACTACGACGCCCTGAAGGCGTTCAACGAAGACACCCAGATGCGTTCGGACTGGACCTTCGCCCTGTGCACTGGCGAGGAGCGGATCAAGGACGCCGAGGGCAGGAAGGCCCATCCGACGCAAAAGCCCGAGGCCCTGCTGCACCGCGTGCTACTGTCGGCGACCCGACCCGGCGACGTGATCCTGGACCCTTTCTTCGGCACCGGAACCACGGGCGCCGCCGCCAAGCGTCTGGGTCGCCATTACATCGGTATCGAGCGTGACGAGACCTATGCCCAGGTCGCCGAGACCCGCATCGCCGCCGTCATTCCCGCCAATCCGGAAGACCTGGCCGTCATGGGCTCCAAGCGCGCCGAGCCCAAGGTGCCGTTCGGCGCCCTGGTGGAGGCCGGCCTGCTGAACCCCGGCGACCGCCTCTATTGCCCCAAGGGCGAGCGCGAGGCCCGCGTCCGCGCCGACGGCTCCCTGGTGTCGGGCGCCCTGACCGGCTCGATCCACAAACTGGGCGCCCTCCTGGAGAACGCCCCCGCCTGCAACGGCTGGACCTACTGGCGCTTCAAGACCGACCAGGGGCTGAAGTCCATCGACGCCCTGCGCGCCGAAATCCGCGCCGGCATGCAATGA
- a CDS encoding glycosyltransferase family 4 protein: MKIAQVTPLYEAVPPRLYGGTERVVAHLTDALVDLGHDVTLFASADAQTKARLAPVRDQAIRLDPAPLKSDLAAHLTLLGEVLDRAEEFDVIHFHTDMIHFPMFRRLADKTITTLHGRLDMKDLPQVYARWTEFGLVSISDDQRTALPFANWKATVHHGMRGDQYVFSPRSQGYLAFLGRISPEKRPDRAIEIATKLGKPLKMAAKVDAADKIYWEETIRPMVEANPLVEFIGEIGDHQKSAFLGGAEALLFPIDWPEPFGLVMIEAMACGTPVVAFRCGSTPEVVEDGATGFLVDTLEQAVAAAGRARLLDRAAIRDRFDLRFSATAMARRYLDVYGDLLVRRPFAESPLPDRVTPLRPMDEHRSFALGSGVGSGLGSGRGLGLGA, encoded by the coding sequence ATGAAAATCGCCCAAGTCACCCCGCTGTATGAAGCCGTGCCGCCCAGGCTGTATGGCGGGACCGAGCGTGTGGTCGCCCATTTGACCGACGCCCTGGTCGATCTGGGCCATGACGTGACCCTGTTCGCCAGCGCCGACGCCCAGACCAAGGCGCGTCTGGCCCCCGTGCGCGACCAGGCGATCCGCCTGGACCCCGCGCCCCTGAAGTCCGACCTGGCCGCCCACCTGACCCTGCTGGGCGAGGTGCTGGACCGCGCCGAAGAGTTCGACGTGATCCACTTCCACACCGACATGATCCATTTCCCCATGTTCCGGCGGTTGGCGGACAAGACCATCACCACCCTGCACGGCCGGCTGGACATGAAGGACCTGCCTCAGGTCTATGCGCGCTGGACCGAATTCGGCCTCGTGTCGATCTCCGACGATCAGCGCACGGCCCTGCCCTTCGCCAACTGGAAGGCGACGGTGCATCACGGGATGCGGGGCGACCAGTATGTCTTCTCGCCCCGGTCGCAGGGCTATCTGGCCTTCCTGGGCCGCATCTCGCCCGAGAAACGCCCCGACCGCGCCATCGAAATCGCCACCAAGCTGGGCAAGCCGCTGAAGATGGCGGCCAAGGTCGATGCAGCGGACAAGATCTATTGGGAGGAAACCATCCGTCCGATGGTCGAGGCCAATCCGCTGGTCGAGTTCATCGGCGAGATCGGCGACCATCAGAAATCCGCCTTCCTGGGCGGCGCCGAAGCTCTGCTGTTCCCCATCGATTGGCCCGAGCCTTTCGGCCTTGTGATGATCGAGGCCATGGCCTGCGGCACGCCGGTCGTCGCCTTCCGCTGCGGCTCGACCCCCGAGGTGGTCGAGGACGGCGCCACCGGCTTCCTGGTCGATACGCTGGAACAGGCCGTCGCCGCCGCCGGCCGGGCGCGCCTTCTGGACCGGGCCGCCATCCGCGACAGATTCGATCTGCGCTTCTCGGCCACGGCCATGGCCCGGCGCTATCTGGACGTCTATGGCGACCTGCTGGTCCGCCGCCCGTTCGCCGAAAGCCCCCTGCCCGACCGCGTCACGCCCCTGCGACCGATGGACGAACACCGCAGCTTCGCCCTGGGTTCGGGCGTGGGTTCGGGCCTGGGCTCGGGCCGGGGCCTTGGTTTGGGCGCCTGA
- a CDS encoding pilus assembly protein, translated as MIRRQATERARRFWLDREGNIAIMFALTAMALVIMIGMAIDVNRLVKVRSEVQQSLDAAALAAAASRAQTARELKNVADPYLHANLASEDLTSGWTTQTEYRDDRIVHLAFTGGVKPLFAGMVGINRFDLHLEAEATRGVAQRIEAVLVLDNTYSMIERDSRSIRRIDALKSSASLLVNELMTNPSDEVSIGVVPYADYVNVGTNNRGASWLSVPNDYVLERTCDTRTYYTGSDPYVCTSIRDGVAETGICYRTIVATEVKVPPYRCDISYKWYGCVYSRNVGSLRLTDQSPNTPYRGFLTTSQSCLNAITPLTRSKSTVLAAIDNLIINVGGYKPETHIPSGMIWGVNVLSPTPPFQQGTNYDPANRRPRKILVLMTDGVNTMTYRPWDGAHVATDSPTERAATDTDLTSICTYAKTKKIELFTVGLNVPTKAGRTLLKTCATDDAHAFLAEDSAGLESAFREIARSIGVVRLVK; from the coding sequence ATGATTCGAAGACAGGCGACAGAGCGGGCCAGGCGGTTCTGGCTCGACCGTGAGGGCAATATCGCCATCATGTTCGCCCTGACGGCCATGGCCCTGGTCATCATGATCGGCATGGCCATCGACGTGAACCGTCTGGTCAAGGTCCGGTCGGAAGTGCAGCAGAGCCTGGACGCCGCCGCCCTGGCCGCCGCCGCGTCGAGGGCCCAGACGGCCCGCGAGTTGAAAAACGTGGCCGACCCCTATCTGCACGCCAATCTGGCCTCCGAAGACCTGACGTCGGGCTGGACCACCCAGACCGAATATCGGGACGACAGGATCGTCCACCTCGCCTTCACGGGCGGCGTCAAACCCTTGTTCGCCGGCATGGTCGGCATCAATCGCTTCGACCTCCATCTGGAGGCCGAGGCCACGCGCGGCGTCGCCCAGCGCATCGAAGCCGTGCTGGTTCTCGACAACACCTATTCGATGATCGAACGCGACAGCCGCTCCATAAGGCGCATCGACGCCCTGAAAAGCTCGGCCAGTCTGCTGGTCAACGAACTGATGACGAACCCTTCGGACGAAGTCTCCATCGGGGTCGTGCCCTATGCCGACTATGTCAACGTCGGCACGAACAACCGCGGCGCGTCCTGGCTCTCGGTCCCCAACGACTATGTGTTGGAGCGCACCTGCGACACGAGAACCTATTACACCGGCAGCGATCCCTACGTCTGCACCAGCATTCGAGACGGCGTGGCCGAGACCGGCATCTGCTACAGGACCATCGTGGCCACCGAAGTAAAAGTGCCGCCCTATCGCTGCGACATCAGCTATAAATGGTACGGCTGCGTCTATTCCCGCAACGTCGGCTCCTTGCGGCTGACCGATCAGTCCCCCAACACGCCCTATCGCGGCTTTCTGACGACCAGCCAGAGTTGTCTGAACGCCATCACCCCCTTGACCAGGAGCAAGTCCACCGTCCTGGCGGCGATCGACAATCTGATCATCAACGTGGGCGGCTACAAACCCGAGACCCACATCCCCTCGGGCATGATCTGGGGGGTCAACGTCTTGTCGCCGACGCCTCCGTTTCAGCAGGGCACGAACTACGATCCGGCCAACCGTCGTCCGCGCAAGATTCTGGTTCTGATGACAGACGGGGTGAACACCATGACGTATCGACCGTGGGACGGCGCCCATGTGGCGACGGACAGCCCCACGGAACGGGCGGCGACCGACACGGACCTGACCTCCATCTGCACCTACGCCAAGACCAAGAAGATCGAGTTGTTCACCGTGGGCCTGAACGTGCCGACCAAGGCCGGCCGCACCCTCCTTAAAACCTGCGCCACCGACGACGCTCACGCCTTCCTGGCCGAAGACAGCGCCGGCCTGGAGTCCGCCTTCCGCGAGATCGCCCGCTCCATCGGCGTCGTCCGGCTGGTGAAATAG